In the genome of Arabidopsis thaliana chromosome 4, partial sequence, the window ataattaatcaaaacacgAATGCAATTCATTTGgaagagaataaagaaaagaaatatgtttaatttatgCGGAAAATAGTGTGGTTTAGGTTCAATTTTGTATACTAATTGGcatgaatcaaacaaaacacaggCAGTTTatttggaggaaaaaaaaaaaaaaagtttaggaGGAAAAATCGGTGACGCTTAGGTTCAATATGTTTATGTGCTAATTGATGGCCCATGAAGCCCAATATGTAGCAACGGCACATCATTTGCCTCTCGTATAAATCTCATTTTCACGTAATattctaaattaattaacaagagattgagagattgagaaagagcgagagagagagagagagcgagagcAAGAAACTCGAGAAAGATTTACTAAAAGAGCCTTTATTCTCCCCTTGATCTTCCCGCGATTTCCTTCGGCTGAAGAACAATATAATGGAGCGTGAGACTTCGTCATCTTCAACTCCTCCGGAGGATCTTGTTACATCGATGATCGGAAAGTTCGTCGCTGTCATGTCTAACAACGACATACGATACGAAGGCGTTATTAGCCTTCTCAATCTGCAAGATTCGAAATTAGGTCTCCAAAACGGTATAATTCGATTCCAAACCCTCTCCAAGATCTACtgtttatgattttcttcttttcaagttcttcatatttgtttctttggtcgTTGTTAGAATATTTCCGTGAAAACTATacgtttcatatatataaaacagtATCATGTGATAGATTAAGGCCTCAAATTTATGTATGCAGTCGTTAGGGTTTATGGAAGAGAGGTTGAGAATGATAATGAGCAACGAGTGTTCCAGGTTCTTAAAGAAGTTCACAGTCACATGGTATTTAGAGGAAGTGACATTAAGGTTAGTTTTCGTTAATTTTTTGGGTTCAAGATTCCTCGCTAGTCTTCTTCCTAGTTAGTTGCTTGCTGCACAAGAAACACTTTTCTTGAAGCTTAAACTGGTTATTTTAATTGCACCAATAGCAGATAACGAAGCACACGTTACTGTGTTTAGATTTCGAGGTTAGTTAGTTTAGGGTTTGAGGGTCGTTAATGATAAATCATCTACTTGGTTACTTGCTATAtaagataagtttttttttatataaagttatatatattcagtATTTGTGACATTAGTTTGTTGGTTTCTGTGTCCATATGTTTCAGTCAGTCGAAGTTCTCTCTCTGCCGCCACCAGCTAGGCATAATTCTGCTATAGGGCACGTAGGTAGCTTGATTACTACCGAAGACGTGAGGATTGAGGGGGTTATCAGCCATGTTAAATTTCATGATTCGATGATATTCATGAAGAATTGTGAGAACCTTTTTTTCCTGATTTCTATTctactaataaataaatatatatataatgttgattcattttaatttacagGTATGTGTTATGGTACTGAGGGGAGGACGAAGAGAAGACGTTCAATAGTAGCTTGCAATCAATTAGCTGGTTCAATCCACTTCAAATTCAGAGACATTAAAGTACGTGGACCAATACTTACTCATGCAtacatatttgattaattagttTGTGTACTGTACAATTTACGATCAATCTACAATTTACAGGCTCTCGAAATCATCTTTGTTCGGGAACTTCTACACAATGATGATCGTGAGTTTGCTGATCAGTTTCCTCTACTAAGTAGATCACACATTTGTCATCGCCAAGGTGGCGTCTGATAGTCTCATGCCAAGGCACAGCCTCTTTCACATGATAATTAGAGACGACGAGAGAAGAAGTATTAGAGAGGCTGCTCCTTGATTTGTGtagaataaaacatatacCTAATTATTAATGGATTTACATGGTTTTTCTACGTGTGCATTATTTGGTTGACTCCAATTATTTAACAATTGCATATTTGTCTCAGGTCTCATTTAGCAACTAGGTAATGTAGGAATTTAAATAGCTCTATAACCTactttttaattgtttttttggtgaaacttttttctcataacatggttttttttttttttttggtttaacgGATATCTTCTCGTAACATATGTTCTTCTCACATGTTAACACTAAAGCAgacacaagaaaacaaattagtacGTTACGTTGTTGCATGTGTTATTTTGATGGCTAACTGGAAAAATACAAGTCGTTGTGATTAGCCATCCAATGGGCCTCTAAAAATAATGACT includes:
- a CDS encoding Galactose oxidase/kelch repeat superfamily protein (Galactose oxidase/kelch repeat superfamily protein; CONTAINS InterPro DOMAIN/s: Galactose oxidase/kelch, beta-propeller (InterPro:IPR011043), Kelch repeat type 1 (InterPro:IPR006652); BEST Arabidopsis thaliana protein match is: SCD6 protein-related (TAIR:AT4G19340.1); Has 311 Blast hits to 237 proteins in 97 species: Archae - 0; Bacteria - 0; Metazoa - 56; Fungi - 74; Plants - 132; Viruses - 0; Other Eukaryotes - 49 (source: NCBI BLink).), producing MERETSSSSTPPEDLVTSMIGKFVAVMSNNDIRYEGVISLLNLQDSKLGLQNVVRVYGREVENDNEQRVFQVLKEVHSHMVFRGSDIKLLAAQETLFLKLKLVILIAPIADNEAHVTVFRFRARHNSAIGHVGSLITTEDVRIEGVISHVKFHDSMIFMKNCMCYGTEGRTKRRRSIVACNQLAGSIHFKFRDIKALEIIFVRELLHNDDREFADQFPLLSRSHICHRQVHETVGSETYEIGGQNMTPSTDVWVYDKLIGKQRKAPSMMVARKNAFTCVLDGKPNTLD